From a single Aliarcobacter faecis genomic region:
- a CDS encoding RNA-directed DNA polymerase, whose product MIDIKKIALRAINSSRRTSPSTYIALRLLLDNQHNLKWLQNYCERKLTTTSKWSYFEYQWFKKIDEKDKPNHRTFYIGSPTTLLVEAYILSILSKEEIFKNNSQNFSYYLAEDYASYNYSYYYKGYRNRNISISNKLTEDKNLRAFVFDLSNYYPSMDKSFVYENFSNYIEQTNIDEKIKNGILDFIKSSLDVTVSGIPVNPDIGHLLGSITLKSFDNEMYEIFGDRYFRYVDDIVIIDKEDNVKDVKAILDEKIPKSKGAILNQEKYQELDLAEWKILTSEIGHNDEFINLLNDMQLYLSMQDTASEIQKQLKDNKISLPVYKLYINSRYGGWQSFVKWLNYYNPLKSYRKSLTVEKLVNRAINLKKFYIESLKSLNKVATSEQNVNQKVLLKKYHFYINRLIYLFDVSEFEDKLLPLIPTTKEFFETKSVIEALIINDISNILSIGGKSILTFVEISKANSLSFPKINKKLLKAYDNTQLYSLGVLSLYGLILLNKSIEIEQIENNQIKNFLQFCDIQAPIERLLNDFSYNDEILSLRLNISHEHMLKKLFSKYDSKEKLYLAGLTLDEKDYFSL is encoded by the coding sequence ATGATAGATATAAAGAAAATAGCACTTAGAGCCATTAATTCAAGCAGACGAACTTCTCCATCTACATATATAGCTCTTAGGTTATTACTTGATAATCAACACAACTTAAAATGGCTACAAAACTATTGTGAACGAAAACTAACTACAACATCAAAATGGTCTTATTTTGAATATCAATGGTTTAAAAAGATTGATGAAAAAGATAAGCCAAATCATCGTACTTTTTATATAGGGAGTCCTACAACTCTACTTGTGGAAGCATATATTTTGTCTATATTATCAAAAGAGGAAATATTTAAAAATAATTCACAAAATTTTAGCTATTACCTTGCAGAAGATTATGCTAGTTATAATTATTCATACTACTATAAAGGTTATCGCAACAGAAATATTTCTATCTCTAATAAATTAACAGAAGACAAAAATCTAAGGGCTTTTGTTTTTGATTTGAGTAATTATTATCCTAGTATGGACAAATCTTTTGTTTATGAAAATTTTTCTAACTATATCGAACAAACTAATATTGATGAAAAAATCAAAAATGGTATTTTAGATTTTATCAAATCATCTCTTGATGTTACAGTATCAGGAATACCTGTAAATCCTGATATTGGTCATCTTTTAGGTAGTATCACTTTAAAATCATTTGATAATGAAATGTATGAAATTTTTGGAGATAGATATTTTAGATATGTCGATGATATTGTAATTATTGACAAGGAAGATAATGTCAAAGATGTAAAAGCTATTTTAGATGAAAAAATACCTAAAAGTAAAGGTGCTATTTTAAATCAAGAAAAATATCAAGAATTAGATTTAGCAGAATGGAAGATTCTTACTAGCGAAATTGGTCATAATGATGAATTTATTAACTTGCTCAATGACATGCAACTCTACTTATCCATGCAAGATACTGCATCAGAAATACAAAAACAACTAAAAGACAATAAAATTTCACTTCCTGTTTATAAACTTTACATAAACTCAAGATATGGTGGCTGGCAATCTTTTGTAAAGTGGCTAAATTATTATAATCCTTTAAAAAGTTATAGAAAATCTTTGACTGTTGAAAAGCTTGTAAATAGAGCTATAAATTTGAAGAAATTTTATATTGAAAGTTTAAAATCTTTGAATAAAGTTGCTACATCTGAACAAAATGTGAATCAAAAAGTATTGCTTAAAAAGTATCATTTCTATATAAATAGGCTTATTTATTTATTTGATGTAAGTGAATTTGAGGATAAGCTATTACCTTTAATACCTACGACAAAAGAGTTTTTTGAAACAAAATCTGTCATTGAGGCTTTAATAATAAATGATATTTCAAATATATTAAGTATTGGTGGTAAATCTATTTTAACATTTGTAGAGATATCTAAAGCAAATTCTTTATCTTTTCCAAAAATTAACAAAAAATTATTAAAAGCTTATGATAACACACAGCTGTACTCATTAGGTGTATTATCTTTATATGGATTAATTCTATTGAATAAAAGTATAGAAATTGAACAAATAGAAAACAATCAGATAAAAAACTTTCTCCAATTTTGTGATATACAAGCCCCCATAGAAAGATTATTAAATGATTTCTCTTACAATGATGAAATATTGTCATTAAGATTAAATATATCGCATGAGCATATGCTTAAAAAACTGTTTAGTAAATATGATAGTAAAGAAAAATTGTATTTAGCTGGTTTGACTTTGGATGAAAAGGATTATTTCTCACTTTAG